The Aureimonas populi genome includes the window GCGCGGGCCGCATCTGGTGGACCGGGACCTTTTGGCCGCGCTCGACGCGGGGCAGATCGGCGGGGCGACGCTGGACGTGTTCCATATCGAGCCGCTGCCGGAGGACCATCCGTTCTGGGGGCACCCGAAGATCACGGTGACGCCGCATGTCGCCTCGCTGATCGACGCACCGACCGGCAGCCGGATCGTGGCGACGAACATCCGGGCCTTCGACGAACATGGCACCGTGCCGGATCTGGCGGATGCCGGCAGAGGATATTGAACGCGCCGCCGGCAGGCCCGGGCATCGTCCTCGTTGATCGAAACGTCAGGAGAGACCATCGGCGCGGCCCGCCCGGAAGCGTTCGAACGGGCCTGCCTGCGAAATTCGATCGGATCCGGCGGCAAGCGCCATTCCGGTCATGATGCCGGTCCGAAGCTGCTGGCGGGCACCGGCCGAACCCGTCTTGGGGCACTGGCCGTAGTCCACGCTACGGCCGGCGGGCCCGCCGGCTGCATCCGTCGTCCAACAGGAGAGCATCGATGACCATTCACGACCTGCCTGCCTTGGCAAGAACGCTCATGGCAAGCGCCGCGCTGGCGGTGCTCGCGCCCGCCGCCCATGCCCAGTCCGCCGCCGATGTTTCCGGCGAGATCACGCTGATGGCCTATTCCGGCATCTTCAAGGACAACTACACCGCAGCCGTGATCGAGCCCTTCATGGAGCTTTATCCCGATGTGACGGTGAACTATTTCGGCCAGCCCGGCTCGGCGCAGATGCTGGGAACGCTGCGCTCGCAGGCGGGCAGCCCGCAGACCGACGTGGTGATCTTCGACGTGTCCACCTCGCTCATCGGCAACCGCGAGGGGCTGCTCGCGCCGCTGTCGCAGGAAGAGGTGCCGAACCTCGCCGATCTGGTGCCCGCCGCCACGGTGCAGGAAGGCTACGGCCCTGCGGTGACATTCGACAGCCTCGTGCTGATCTACAACACCCGGACCGTTCCCGAGGCGCCCGCGGGGATCGCCGACCTGTGGGACCCTGCCCATGCCGGGCGGATCGCGGCGACCGCGATGCCCAGCATCCTCGGCACCGGGCTGATGCTCATCACCTCCTCCATGCTGGGCGAGGACTACACCGAGAGCGTCGAGCAGGCGGTGGCGAAGCTCAGCGAGCTTGCGCCCTCGGTCCAGACCTTCGATCCGCGTCCCGACAGCTACACGCTGGTGCTGAACGGCACGGTGGACATCGCGACCGGGTGGAACGCCCGCGCGCAGACCTATGCCGTGCAGTCCGACGGGCTTCAGGGCGTCGTCCTGCCCGAGGAGGGCAGCGTCCTGCAGATCAACACGATCAACCTGACCGAAGGCTCTGCCAATGCACAGGCCGCCGCCGCCTTCATCGACTATGCGCTTTCGCCCGAAGCGCAGGCGGCCTTCACCGAGGCGATGTATTACGCCCCCGTCAACGCGCTGACCGAAGTATCGGAGGAGGCGAGCGCACGCACCTCGATCAACGAAATGGACGGGATGCTGCCGCTGGACTGGGCCTGGGTGGCGACCAGGAACGACGAATGGAACCAGCTATGGCGCCGGCAGATCATCTCGGCCGGGAACTGAGCCCATGGTGCCGGCGGACCGTGAAGAGGGCCGGGCGCATATCCGCATCGAGGCGCTGACCTTCGACTACGGCGGCGCGCGGCCCGCCGTGGACCGGCTGAGCTTCGACATCGGGAAGGGCGAGTTCATCGGCCTGCTGGGCCCCTCGGGCTGCGGCAAGTCCACCACGCTGCGGATGTTCGCGGGGCTGCTGGCGCCGACCTCGGGGCGGATCACGATCGCCGGGCGCGACATCACCGCCCGCCCGCCCTGGGAGCGCAACCTGGGGCTGGTGTTCCAGTCCTATGCGCTGTTTCCGCA containing:
- a CDS encoding ABC transporter substrate-binding protein, with the protein product MTIHDLPALARTLMASAALAVLAPAAHAQSAADVSGEITLMAYSGIFKDNYTAAVIEPFMELYPDVTVNYFGQPGSAQMLGTLRSQAGSPQTDVVIFDVSTSLIGNREGLLAPLSQEEVPNLADLVPAATVQEGYGPAVTFDSLVLIYNTRTVPEAPAGIADLWDPAHAGRIAATAMPSILGTGLMLITSSMLGEDYTESVEQAVAKLSELAPSVQTFDPRPDSYTLVLNGTVDIATGWNARAQTYAVQSDGLQGVVLPEEGSVLQINTINLTEGSANAQAAAAFIDYALSPEAQAAFTEAMYYAPVNALTEVSEEASARTSINEMDGMLPLDWAWVATRNDEWNQLWRRQIISAGN